A genomic stretch from Fimbriimonadia bacterium includes:
- a CDS encoding GNAT family N-acetyltransferase, protein MNHEKQVSYDPEWQVKYKSQIRTAEQAVSHIRPGERVFIGSACGQPLELVRALVARANELADTEIVHLLTMGEAPYAEKELAEQFRVNSFFIAENVRDVIQEGLGDYTPIFLSEIPRLFRTGQYPLDVALVQVSPPDSRGRCSLGISVDITKAAAENASMVIAQVNPQMPRTLGDTFLSAEEIDYLVPVDVPLMEVRPVELTEVTTRIGEYVASLVDDGATIELGIGRIPQAVLEFMKDKKDLGVHTEMFSDRIVELVGRGVINGSRKTTDRGKVVASFVVGSRKVYDFIDNNPSFCLRPTEYVNDPYVISQQYKMVAINTALQVDLTGQVCADSLGTRFYSGIGGQVDFNRGAARAEDGRAIIALPSTAKNGTVSRIVSVLSPGAGVVTTRGDVHYVVTEYGVAYLHGKTVQQRALALISIAHPDFRAQLFREAIECKYIRPGMRDVEGRIIVGPEELRTSMLLADGTQVNFRPIHPTDEPNVRDLFYDLSEQTVYYRFMRTMKKLPQKQVQDFVYIDHRNEVAIVATLPEAHGEEIIAVGRYYLDPKTNRAEVAFLVRDKWQRKGIGSFMLKYLAEIARRNGIRGFTAEVLRENRAMIAVLNKSGLKVQSKLSDGVYSIVIDF, encoded by the coding sequence CGCTGGTCGCTCGCGCGAACGAGCTGGCGGATACCGAGATCGTTCACCTACTTACTATGGGCGAGGCCCCCTATGCGGAGAAGGAATTGGCCGAGCAGTTCCGAGTGAACAGCTTCTTCATCGCCGAGAACGTACGCGACGTGATTCAGGAGGGTCTGGGGGACTACACTCCCATCTTCCTCTCCGAGATCCCCCGCTTGTTTCGCACGGGTCAGTACCCGCTGGACGTAGCGCTCGTACAAGTAAGCCCGCCCGACTCGCGCGGACGCTGTAGCCTAGGCATCTCCGTGGATATCACGAAGGCGGCCGCCGAGAATGCCTCGATGGTGATAGCACAGGTGAATCCGCAGATGCCGCGCACCCTCGGTGACACCTTCCTCTCCGCCGAGGAGATCGACTACCTCGTACCAGTGGACGTGCCACTGATGGAGGTGCGGCCGGTGGAGCTGACCGAGGTAACGACGCGCATCGGTGAGTACGTAGCATCGTTGGTAGACGACGGGGCGACCATCGAGCTTGGCATCGGTCGAATCCCCCAGGCAGTTCTGGAGTTCATGAAGGACAAGAAAGACCTCGGTGTGCACACGGAGATGTTCTCCGACCGCATCGTCGAGCTGGTGGGACGGGGAGTGATCAACGGGTCCCGCAAGACTACCGACCGCGGAAAGGTAGTGGCAAGTTTCGTGGTGGGCTCGCGGAAGGTGTACGACTTCATAGACAACAACCCGTCCTTCTGCTTGCGCCCCACGGAATATGTGAACGATCCGTATGTGATTTCGCAGCAGTACAAGATGGTGGCCATCAACACGGCGCTACAAGTGGACCTGACGGGTCAGGTGTGTGCGGACTCGCTTGGCACTCGGTTCTATTCGGGCATCGGCGGCCAGGTGGACTTCAACCGCGGTGCCGCGCGTGCGGAGGACGGTAGGGCGATCATCGCGTTGCCTTCGACCGCTAAGAATGGTACCGTTTCCAGGATCGTCTCAGTGCTAAGCCCTGGTGCGGGCGTGGTGACGACACGCGGCGACGTGCATTATGTGGTGACGGAGTATGGCGTTGCATACCTCCATGGCAAGACGGTACAGCAGCGAGCGCTGGCACTGATCAGCATTGCACACCCCGACTTTCGCGCCCAGCTCTTCCGGGAAGCCATCGAGTGCAAGTATATCCGCCCGGGCATGCGCGACGTCGAGGGACGGATCATCGTCGGGCCGGAGGAACTGCGGACATCCATGCTCCTCGCCGATGGCACTCAGGTCAACTTCCGACCCATCCACCCCACGGACGAGCCTAACGTGCGCGACCTCTTCTACGACCTGTCGGAGCAGACAGTGTATTACCGGTTCATGCGCACGATGAAGAAGCTACCTCAGAAGCAAGTTCAGGACTTCGTGTACATAGACCACCGCAACGAGGTGGCAATCGTGGCGACGCTGCCCGAGGCACACGGCGAGGAGATCATCGCGGTCGGGCGCTACTACCTCGACCCGAAGACCAACCGTGCGGAGGTCGCCTTCCTGGTACGCGACAAGTGGCAGCGCAAGGGTATCGGCAGCTTCATGCTGAAATACCTCGCCGAGATCGCGCGGCGTAACGGTATCCGTGGCTTCACTGCCGAGGTCCTGCGTGAGAACCGAGCCATGATCGCCGTCCTCAATAAGAGTGGCTTGAAGGTGCAAAGCAAGCTCTCCGACGGGGTCTACAGCATCGTCATAGACTTCTGA